A genomic segment from Melanotaenia boesemani isolate fMelBoe1 chromosome 9, fMelBoe1.pri, whole genome shotgun sequence encodes:
- the spint2 gene encoding kunitz-type protease inhibitor 2, translating into MLKESLKLLALCSLIRFGLAQGEPGEEAPDGGDGPHIVPLLEAGESRSNQSSLHCLLPMKVGSCRAAFPKFFYNVTNQSCSSFIYGGCEANENNFDSQEECEATCRGVTGSVLPLESTLAPPQPPAKAPRMAPAAPPESDPTDSAPFKKNEISAEEFAERCGAEPQVGPCRAALKHWFYNTKTGSCHSFIYGGCRGNKNNYLDEESCKAACTGVQVLPPSQKASTNEGPAGVTEHCRLRPDPGPCRAAFPKFYYDSISATCQNFVFGGCQGNANQFDTIEECLRSCSGEGKTAFFLFATLAIVSALLLAILVIITFRRHHRSRRPSSSDKEELLPDEQSSLDSLTIPESPKPGLNA; encoded by the exons ATGCTGAAAGAAAGCCTAAAGCTGCTCGCGCTCTGCAGTCTGATCCGGTTCGGACTGGCTCAGGGAGAGCCCGGTGAAGAGGCTCCGGACGGCGGGGATGGACCGCACATCGTGCCGCTGCTGGAGGCCGGAGAGTCTCGGAGCAACCAGAGCAGCC TCCACTGCCTTCTGCCGATGAAGGTGGGTTCATGCCGTGCCGCCTTCCCCAAGTTTTTCTACAACGTGACCaatcagagctgcagcagcttcatctACGGCGGCTGCGAGGCCAACGAGAACAACTTCGACTCTCAGGAGGAGTGTGAGGCCACCTGCAGAGGAGTCACAG gTTCGGTTCTGCCCCTCGAGTCAACGCTGGctcctcctcagcctcctgcTAAAGCTCCTCGAATGgctccagcagctccaccaGAGTCTGATCCAACAGACTCCgccccatttaaaaaaaacg AAATTTCAGCTGAAGAATTTGCTG AGCGCTGTGGGGCGGAGCCTCAGGTGGGTCCCTGCAGAGCAGCACTGAAGCACTGGTTCTACAACACCAAGACGGGCAGCTGTCACTCATTCATCTACGGAGGATGCAGGGGAAACAAGAACAACTACCTTGATGAGGAGAGCTGCAAGGCTGCCTGCACAG GAGTCCAAGTCCTGCCACCATCTCAGAAAGCTTCAACTAATGAAGGCCCTGCAGGTGTTACAG AACACTGCAGGTTGCGTCCGGATCCTGGACCTTGCCGAGCTGCCTTTCCCAAGTTCTACTATGACTCGATCTCCGCCACCTGCCAGAACTTTGTGTTTGGAGGTTGCCAAGGCAACGCAAACCAGTTTGACACCATAGAAGAGTGCCTGAGGAGCTGCAGTGGAGAGGGTAAAACAG CCTTCTTCCTCTTCGCCACCCTTGCCATTGTCTCCGCTCTGCTGCTGGCGATCCTCGTCATCATCACCTTCAGACGTCACCACCGGTCCCGCCGTCCGTCCTCCAG TGATAAGGAGGAGCTTCTTCCGGATGAGCAGTCTTCCCTGGATTCTCTAACCATCCCTGAGAGCCCAAAACCAGGACTGAACGCCTGA
- the LOC121646160 gene encoding transmembrane 4 L6 family member 5: protein MCVSRCLRCVGVSLVPMAIVCMLSNVLLLLPEMKIHFLWDGHVTREATWATGLWASGLLVLLGARGFIQSSWTTGCWAFRSQMLSQVLYSCLGVLAAGSCCLVSATGLSQGPLCLYNSSSGPTWGVPLQPLPDRQPGYLYNWTLWSGVCLEPRSVVQWNVVLFSVMGIASALQAVLCGANALNSLLGLILGRGFCHNKVGPVLV from the exons ATGTGTGTATCCAGGTGTCTGCGGTGTGTGGGCGTGTCTTTGGTTCCCATGGCGATCGTCTGCATGTTATCCAAtgtcctgctgctgcttcctgAAATGAAGATCCACTTTTTGTGGgatggtcatgtgaccagaGAGGCCACCTGGGCCACCGGCCTATGGGCTTCCGGTttactg GTTTTACTGGGAGCTCGAGGGTTCATCCAGAGTAGCTGGACCACCGGCTGCTGGGCGTTCAGGAGTCAG ATGCTGTCCCAGGTCCTGTACTCCTGTCTGGGTGTCCTGGCTGCCGGTAGCTGCTGTCTGGTCAGCGCCACCGGTCTGTCTCAGGGTCCGCTCTGTCTCTACAACTCGTCTTCCGGTCCAACATGGGGGGTTCCCCTGCAGCCCCTCCCAGATCG ACAGCCCGGGTACCTGTACAACTGGACTCTGTGGTCCGGGGTCTGTCTGGAGCCCAGGTCTGTGGTTCAGTGGAACGTGGTTCTGTTTAGTGTGATGGGGATCGCCAGCGCCCTGCAAGCGGTCCTCTGTGGGGCCAACGCCCTGAACTCCCTGCTGGGTCTGATCCTGGGTCGGGGCTTCTGCCACAACAAG gtCGGTCCAGTTTTAGTTTGA